From the genome of Salvia splendens isolate huo1 chromosome 7, SspV2, whole genome shotgun sequence:
CCATTCACCCACCCCACCACTCAATGTGAGACCCCTTTCCACTACATAccttcatttaatacaaagtcaaacaatatttcttaaaacccgtgccgggtcaaactGATCcaaattatctgggacggagggagtaataaattaattCCAAGTAAACATACCACATATATATGTTGCAATATTCACCTTACCTTACCTTACCTTATAAAATAGAAGGATTATATGATCAACAACCTATTCTTCGATCTCAAGATTTTCTCTTCCTTTGGATCTTCTAAGTAATCTTGTCTGAATATAATTACATAACCAAGTTCCAGGCAATCTCACTTTCACTTTCCCCATCTTCCACACACGTATTCTTGCATGGGGTTTACAAGTAGACTCATCAATCCCATTTCAAAAGCCCAAAATCATCATTTAATTTGCTAAATCATGAATTCTCTCTTCTCATTCGTCACCACTCTCTACACTCTCCTACTCCTCTACTTCCCCTCTCACTTCTACCGTTTCCTTCTCTCTCCCGCTCTATTCTCCACTTTGATTCTATTGCTTTATCTTCTCCGCCTCGGCGCCGCCCAAAGATCTACCCACTCCGACTCCACGCAACCGTTAACTGAAGAATTCCGCGAATCTAGGGGAAAATTCCGGAGCGACGGATCCGATGAGAAGAAGGAAACGAGCCATTTGTGCGCGGAGTCGTTCGTGGAGTGGGACGTCCGAGCGCCGCTGGAGGTGATATACGAGGAATACGAGGGAGAGGACGATAATTCGGAGTCGCAGATGGATTCGATCCGCCGGTACGCATCGCTCTCGCTGTTTTACCCGGAGTCCGACAGCGACGCTTCGTGGGAGGGGGATTTCGCGGCCTGGGATGGAGAGGGGTTGATTGAGATCACGCTGGATGAGAAGAGGAGGAGTTGCGACTTTGAGGATGATAATCTCATCGAGATCAATCTCTCGCCGGAAAGATGACGTGGAATTCGGAGGGGATTCATTAACCCTTAGTTTTCCTAAATTGTGATGATGATTAATTAAAAGGAGAGACGTTTCCTGGGGTTCTGGGTTTTAGAATTGTATTACAACAAGGATTAACGCGTGGTtaattgctaaacccaaagctTCCTAATGATGAGGAGCTGATTTTTGTATTTACCAGTGTGCCCTCACAGGCATAATCCAATTTTCCTTTTCATTTAAGTTTAATCAAATAGTtgtatactttttttttcttagtcTATGTGAATTCATTATTGGATCTATCAGTGAATGACTATTCATGTGgtcctttttttcattttcagtcACATAGCATTGGTTTTGAATAAGACAGTCACTAACTATTCTATTGTATGCACAACTGCACAAGAGTAAACATATAAAATTAAGCCTCAATTCAATAACAAGAATACGAAACTAAACGGCTAATAATATTTGGTTATAATTGAATTATTCAAAAGTTGAAActtgtttctttattttagtAGTTGTCGAAAAATGATGGTAAAACTTGTCTTTATAAATGCGAAATCTTTTTGGGAAGTACACTTTTTTGAAAAAGTTTTTTCTCACtttaattttttcctttcgcGGTTCGGGCATGAGTAATTTATATACTTAAAAAGGTGGTTTCCATGGATTAGGCGAAAGGCATGTGGAAATGAACATGGTTTGTGCTGTGCCTGAATTTCATTAGCGAAAGGGATATCACGATGAAGCAaacttcctttttttttgttactcGATATAATTACATTTTCAATTTGTGTTGTGCGGTTAATCGTAACTTAGGTGACAACCATTATTTGATTAGTCTGATGtccaagttcaatcatttttCATAACTTCAAACTTAATATCAAGATGAACTCGTAATTCAATATGTGGACTAATAATGTATATCTGGGCTAGGACAACGCACAATCTGTTAATTGTCATGAGATTGATATTTTGTCTGTTTGCTGCAGTAATGAATTAATAGCGATGTCGACATATTAATGGAATACAGCCCCTTCCTCTCACAAACATCTGGGTTTAGCAACAGGAACAAGACCAGCAACTTTGGGTCTATATTATGTTTATCTATGCTCACATGTTAGCCGCCACATTGACTTGTTTGGAGAAGCTtttattatactactactatggTAGTATAAAATACtccgtccgtcccataataggagtcactcttattgtgaccacgagttttaagaaatgcaaaGAATAGTAGTTATTGGAATATGAGacccaattttttatattggttttataataaaatgtgagtgaagtgagtcagtgaaatgtgagacctacttaccatttatgataaaaattaagtgttactcttattgtgagacggaccaaaatgacaaagtgCGAGTCTTAttatgggatagagggagtaacttattttattcatattttattataaatttaactTAATATATTCtgttaattatattataatctTCACATATTCCAAAACTCCAAATCGCCAAAAAAATTGGATGTATAACCATTTTGGATTATTTGCTCCTTTGGGATCAGAGCAAGCATCGATTCCTATCTTCTAGGATCTAAGGCGAGGTGAGGTCTCACTTTACTTGATTAAATAGACTAAGTCTGCGATATAAAAATGCAATTGCAATGAAACATTGGTGACTCTATGTACAGGAGATGACCCCAGCCAGGAATTGCTTGCAATGCCCTTTGTCGTGAACCCGACCTTATTAGTGCTATGCGGGTGAATCCCAAGCTGCCAAGAAATAGTTCGTTTGCACATGTGACTAACCGATACATCTTCTCTGGTCGCTCTCGCGCCGTCTATAAGAAATTCAGAATGTGTCGTATCATTTTTCGCACACGGGCAAATCAAGGTCAATTATAAGGAAGATTTTGTAAGAATATTTTATATTCTTATGTGACCTATGTATCTATTGATTTAATATTAAAGATTAAGttcataatatattaaagttaagAATTCTAATATAAAAGACGATACTGTGATGGACCAgtttcgattaaagaattagaattcgggtgtattgataaccctaCTCTCTTaccttataattaaatattatatatacatgaaaagataatatatgtatacataATAATGAATTATAAATATGCATATATTAAAGTAGTGATTATatgtttaatatatatatgtattgccGTGGATTGAAGTGGCGGTTGGCTTAAGATATGGGAAAGTAGTTATTTTAATATAACTTCAATTTGGTTATTGTTTTGAAAAGTCACGCCCCTTCAATTGATAGTTAATGGTATCGGTTGATTTTCTGTAAATAGATGGAGATACCATGCTAAAACATATATGAGATATAAAACGTATACATGCAAAGTGATCTGCATAAAAGTATAGCATTATCAAATGCATGAGAAAAGCACACCACCTCTCGGCatttacatacatatatatagtcCATAAATATGTGTAAAGGTTATTGATTCTTTATTCATtaaaagaatcattaaaagttaGAGGTCAAAGAGGGGATAACATCAATTGGAGTATCCAGTCAAAAAAGAGAACCGACATCAATTTGTGGATTTCAACCTCTACATCAAATGAAGAAAACATGGATGAAGGTTGGTGATTTTATCCCCACTTTTAGTATAAATGTTgtggttgaattaattcaaatctagaACTAGATTTCATTATCGAAATCATTAAAGCATTGAGATATGGCTTatagttggtatcagagccaatctaGATTTGGTTAATTCACCAATTATGTGATTTCAAAATCGAAATTTGAATGGtcttggatttttttattttggttaatATGCTTATGCTTGTGTGTTGGGTAATTGTTTTATGAAATGTTAAAACTATATTAGGATATTCTACCCATTaaagattttaatatttaaataatatataacaTGTTTATCACCAAAGTGGTCTTGTtatattgcatttatttattaaaaattatgaatGCTAATTAATTGATCATGACTATAGAGATGCTATAATTGACATTAGAGTTTGACTGatcaattattttatcatctataTAATGGGAGATCACCCAAAGGTGGATCATTGTATATAGTTAATAAATACGAAGTGGATTAATCATTTATTCATTGTCATTTAGTATGTACACCCAAAGGCAACATGCTTATTTGATATATGTTTAAGTTTGATTTATTGTTA
Proteins encoded in this window:
- the LOC121742098 gene encoding uncharacterized protein LOC121742098, whose translation is MNSLFSFVTTLYTLLLLYFPSHFYRFLLSPALFSTLILLLYLLRLGAAQRSTHSDSTQPLTEEFRESRGKFRSDGSDEKKETSHLCAESFVEWDVRAPLEVIYEEYEGEDDNSESQMDSIRRYASLSLFYPESDSDASWEGDFAAWDGEGLIEITLDEKRRSCDFEDDNLIEINLSPER